tATGATGGTCCAATAATGCATAAGGATGAGTGCAGCTGTTCTAGACTTGGAGGCACAGGATGGATGTCAACAATTAATCTAGCTTATCGACAGTCTTGCACAATTGCTTTgaatctagctagctacttgTTTACTGCTGCAGATAATTGCACATCGACATGTCTTTACTAAAGCCTTTTTAGGTTACTAGTTCTCTCATGTTTTAACTACACAGACTCGGCAAATCTAATTTATCTTTGCTTCTCCTCCTCATTTCCTTTCCTTTATTTGCACCGGTTCTGAAGAACAGGTTTCACTTGCATGTCAACCCAACCACATTGCTCCCATAGACCTTAAAACCAGTAGCTAGTGTTAGCGCTTACGTCATACACAATCTTAAAAACATCTCCCGATGGTGCATGAAGCCGGAAGTATTTGAAATTGAAGCATGCCGCCTTCAAAAATCTCCTACTTCCGGGTGTTCAAGACATctgggaactcgggaaaaaaacgagctccgactgaGATTttcgagtttccagttgttttgaatgcggcatTTGAGTAGAGAAACCAGCCTGAAAGTCATGTCACGATTCCAAAGCCTTACGATATTACTAGAACAATTTAACTATCTCAGAAAAGATGTGTAATGTTGTACTTCTTGTTTCACGAAATTCATGCTAATGTTTATTTTTTGACCTAGAGCTCAATGCACTCCCTGAAGGAGCGCTCTCCTTGTCCCAGAATCTCCCAGAATGCACAGCGGGGCACATTAACGACGCGTGGGCAGCGTACAAAATGGGGATTAATAAGATTCTAATGGagtttcccatctcctcaaaaTTAACTCTGGCTGAATGGCACCAGCAAAGGATTATGGTCGACATAGTAGTTTTCATCCTGCCTGAGAGTCAACCAGAGCCTCTAGACTGCAGCCCATGGTTGGTCTGTCAGCACGTGGTCCTGTGTGGCGACAAATGTAGTAGTCAGAATTGATCACTAGTTAATGAAATATCTCAATTTGTAGATGACTTTCCAAGAATTCACAGTGGGGATCGAACATGATCACAATAAACAGATTCTAGAGCCCCAAAAAGTTCTGACAATCGTAAATTACATAGGGCAGATCAGGGCTTTTGGACCTCTATGTTGCTATGCAGTAGCCGACCAGTAGAGCTTGTGACTTCACCCTCCAGACCGGACACTTGGGGACCAACTGCCCAGCCACACTCACAAACATGTATTTTCTGCGATCATATAGCAGCGGAAGAATTCAGTTTGAGTCGTCAAGCAAAAGTTTCACACCCTGTGttttcagatcagtgcagatgaaggagaggagaggggccacTCTAGAGTATTGAGATGCAGCTGTTGATGATTGAAGTCCAGTCTAACTAGCCCGCCCTGGGGGAAATAAATACCTGTGGTTGATAATATCCTTACTTTATTCTCAACCACATCACACACTTTCAGGCTTGTCTTCAACTCTGACCCCCTTGTTATTAATTCAcatcgtcctctctctccctcggccCTTACTCTATCTCTCTTCACAACATTCATACAAAACGTTTGTTCATTAATTAATGTTTATTCATCCATTGACTTGGTCAGTGATCTAGTGATATGTCGCTGTACTGAGATGCTGGGCTTGGTCTGGGTTCATTCCTGCTCATTGTGCAGCTACAGCAGAGAGTGCATGACCCTGCTGTTCAAACAAACAGCTCTGACCAGCTCTGGATCCAGCCTGCTTCTAGCCTGGCTGTCCTGGGTGCATTTCAATACTCTAGAATGGcctcctatccctcctccccTAGTCTTTTTGCATGCACTGCTCTGATCTAAAAACCTTAGAGATAATACTTTAATCTGGAGATCTGTTTGAACTTATCCATTTTTTTTAACATCAATACAGATGAAAGAAAGGAGACAAGTAGAGGAAGCCACTTTCAGTCTATTGAGATTTAACCCTGGTCAACATACTGTTTTTTTGCTGCTTCAGATGCTACGCACTCTCTCTGGCTGTTTGAAATGGGTAGGAAGGAAATGCTCTGATGCCATCAATGCCACACTGTGACCCCAGATGAACTTTGAGGGAACTCTGGAAGGGTGGTTTATTAATTAAACTGATTCTGTTACTCAGTCTCCTGTGAGAGAATCAACTCTGATTAGTTGTTTgctgagtgagagacagagggacactgCAGGAACCACAGGGAGGGCTGCCCCAAGGCTGGGTTCAAAAGTTATAGCTCTCTGCTCTGAGCAGGTCTGATTGGTTAGAAAGTAGGTTACCCAGAGAACCTTGGGAGGAgagattttattattttatttttttacaaaggATACTGAGGATGCAAATTATATGATactgtaataacatactgtatgtggtCCCAAGATTAGTTctacacttttttattttttaaagcttATACTAAAGTCAAGGCTATTCTAACAACTGAAAACAGGAAGACTCATGTGTTTCTGTCTTTACAGAGTCAGACTGGAAGCGCTGAGTGGACCAGGTTGGTACAGGACCAAGAAGCCAAACATTGACTGCAGGCTCGACTCTGTTTTGGACAGGTGAGGTGGATTGGAGACCATATTTGTGACTTTAGACCTAGGTTGTGAGGTGGAGGGTCACGATGGCAGTGAGCGGGTTTGACATTGACGTGCCACGGTGGGATCAGTCCACGTTTATGGGAAGATTGAAGCACTTTGCCAACATCACAGACTGGAGGACAGCACTACTGCCGGACTCACGACTGGATGAGGCTAAAGCACTGGTGGAGAGCTGCAGGtaacgcacacacagacaccatgagGTTAGAGCATTTGGCCAGTAACCcgaaggttgctggttcgaatcccagagccgacaagtagaaacatctgttgtgcccttgagcaaggcacttaaccctatttGCTCCGGAAACACTGGTAAAATGCTGGACCCTGGCTCTGACCACAACTCTCTgctggtgtctcagggggagttagGATAATATGGAAACACATTTCcaatacacacttgtacatgtgtctAATAGGACAAATATAATTAAGCACCACCAAATTATATTATTATACCACTGAAGTTGTAATTCCATTATGTCTACAGTTTTTGTTCCCTGTGATGAGAATTTGGGTTCTGTGTGGTTCTCCTGTTCTAGAGCGGGGTCCGTTCCCCCCGGCACCACAGAGGAACAGCTGCACTACGCCAAGAAGCTCTATGACTCTGCCTTTCACCCTGACACTGGCGATCGCATGAATCTGATTGGTCGAATGTCCTTCCAGGTGCCCGGAGGGATGGCCATAACAGGCGGTATGCTACAGttctacaggtacacacacacacacagatttgacAACCGATCTTTACGTTAGCCGACCATAGGTGagtttggagcggtgacttctaaTCCTACATTTATATTCCTCTTTCCCCACTCTTCCTCTTTCTatcattttctctttctctctaggacAGTCCCTGCTGTAGTGTTCTGGCAGTGGGTGAATCAGTCTTTTAATGCTCTGGTCAACTACACCAACAGAAATGCTGCTTCCCCCATCACACCCAAGTAAGACCCTGCAGaccacacgcacccacacactgTTGTGGTGAATGTATTGCAATGTACATGGAGAATATTAAGAGCTATTTAAATGTCTTATACTCAATCTCTTTTCTCTACCCCTTCAGTCAAATCGGAGTAGCCTATTTAACAGCAACTAGCACTGCTCTAGCCACTGCTGTGGGACTTAACTTCTACACAAAGGTACAGTTCAAAGAACACAACACAGACTGGTTTGATTTGATTACATGTTCAACTTCCCCTTGTCGTCTTGTCTCCGCCCTCCTCTGTAGAGGGCCCCTCCGCTGGTGGCGCGCTGGGTTCCGTTTGCAGCCGTGGCGTCCGCTAACTGTGTCAATATTCCAATGATGAGGCAACAGTGAGTACATGCTCAATTGAAGTCACTTGAGTATTAGCATCTATTCTGATAGTGTATTAGCGTCCCCCATGAAGACAACTGTGAGTTGTTGACCTTCTATTTTCTCAGGGAGCTCCTGAATGGCATAGCTGTAACAGATGAGAATGGAAACAAACTTGGCCATTCCAAGGTAACAGCACTGGGAATGTCTGGATATTTAATTATCCAATTTCTGACTGTTACACAAGAGCAGCGCAATTACATTGTACCTACACCTCCGTTCCCACAATTTCTTTCTTTCCAGAAAGCAGCTGTGAAGGGCATCACCCAGGTGGTCATTTCCCGAATTACCATGGCAGCACCGGGCATGAGTACGTTTCAGAGGTTTAAGGAGGAGGGGAGTTGTAGAGTTTGAGCTCAGTCCTCGCTCCATAGACAATGGAAAGTGGAGCTGTGTTGGTGTGACCCTGTTGCTCCCTTCAAtgactcattcctctcctcttgtTTCCACCTGCCACCCTCTCCTTTATcactttttttttctccctttccccctctcttctcctagtcATTCTCCCCGTCATCATGCAGAGACTTGAGAAATTCAAGTTTATGCAGGTGGGTCTTTTATTCAAATACACCAAATACTGCTACTAGACATGcatatgctagctagctacaaagtTATTGAATAAGCATTCCTAGTTACAGTGCTATTGACTAAATATCCACAGTTACGTTGTTCTTGACTAAACATGCTGACAGTGCAGATTCTGTCTTGCGTTGCATTGCAGTTTATTGCTAATAAGCTCTATCTTTCGGTTAACAGAGGATCACCTTCTTCCACGGACCTTTACAAGTCATAATGGTGGGAGCGTTGTAAGTAGGACTGTTTTTAGTAGGTTGCACCAGGAAGATTTGTTTGGTTCAgggttgttttttgggggggagggcggggctggtcaaaagtagtgtactatgtagggaatagggtaccatttgggatgtaacGTACATGTCTCAGTAGGCACAGTCACCTAACTATGTCTGTTTTGCAgcctggtcttcatggtgcctgCAGCCTGCTCCCTGTTCCCTCAGCAATGGTAAGTAGCCTGTCGACTGGGCAGCATTCAGTTTTGCGCCTTCATGATGTTAGTAGCTGTTTTAGTATTAGGCTCTTCCTTGGTTTaggtctctctcactcttcctctccctttctttcagCTCCATGGCTGTGTCTAAGCTGGAGCCAGAGCTAAGGGAGTCCATCTTGTGTCATTACGGGGACAGTGTACAATACGTCTACTTCAACAAGGGCCTATGAACACACGCACATCTGCCTTCTTAATCATTGTCCAATCAGGGAGAGAATCTGAAAGTTTTTATAGATGAGCCAATCAGCATCTTCGGTTCATAGGATAAATAGCTTTCTCCttgtttgtctttattttcaAAGAATCTTTGTAATTCTAAGGGAGATGTTCAAATGTGTTTGAATTCTCTTTTTGTACCACAAACCacctttttatgcgagtaaagtacatGTTGGATAAAAAAAATGTCAcgaggcctgatggaaacagcagatttgtCTGTAAACTTTCGAAATgttgacaaaacaaaatacacTTGACAaagtgggatctttttgtgtctgtaaaattaattctgcgagaaatggtggtggaaacacatttataataaccatcatattgaagtaaacttgatatgttgtgtggtcctccaacTATGACTCAGAAaagcatacagtttattaggttaCAGAGGAAATAAGTTGTGAGTAACTGATGAAAGTGCATGGTGAGGCGCTTGATGCACCTTTCCactaaatatcgagggtcttattctggtgacatgatcgatgcttggctgccgtttgataaacataaatatactgaacaaaaatataaatgcaacaatttcaatgattttactgagttacagttcatataaggaaatcagtcaatttaaatcaattagggcctaatctatgggtttcacatgactgggcaggggcgcagccacggataggcctgggagggcataggaccacccacttgggagccaggcccatccactggggatcCAAGCACagacaatcagaatgagttttcccccacaaaagtgctttattacagacagaaatacaaaAAAAGAAATTTGGCATGGCAAAAACAGCAGTTGAGTTGaaaaatgcaatggaaacccattttaacttgtatttttttattcAGTCCATTAGAATTTAACTGCAAAAGTTACtttatgtgcactatgtcatcacgcacagacttttatccgcaacaagtcaatttgatgaaAACATATCTCTAGtgggaaataagctttttttaagCAGTTTTTAGAATATTCGCTTGAAAATCTCGCCAAttgaatggaaacctagctactatCTCAATGTTAATGTGCCACAGTGTATAATTCAAGTGATGCTATTCATCATGCACTGTTTGTACTGTCTGAGTATCTCCAATCACACATTCCATAACTGGCTGGAAGGACAATGACTTTTTGGACATTTTgcatgcattccaaatggcaccctatttcctatatagtccactattaTTGACCAGAATTAGAGCACTATATAGCGAATCAACCTGTGTTAGTGACTCTTGACCTTGGATTCAAATATgaccaactgtgtgtgtgtacacatctcAGTGTTGGGTGCAAATAAAGAGTAGTGTATTACTCAAACAATGTAATGCCATATCAGGAATAGATCATTACTTAAGCCTTCATGcaggtgttctatagaatgttctTAGGTTTTGCCCTCAGCTCTAGTTATCAGTGTTCTGAGTCTATGGTTCCACGGTTTTTAGTGTTCTAGGTTTGTGTTCACATGCTCAGAAGTGAAGCAATTGAGTTGTGAAGAAGTCAATAATGACAACTGATTGTTATTGACAAGTATAATTGATTCTCATTGACTAAGCTGCCTTGGTGAGTCTAGTTCCTCCCTCTACTACAGTCACGACATACTGAGGTATGTTGTGGTGATACAAAATAACCACCAGGGGGCAATGTTTCCTTATGGACAGATCAGCTCCACAGCAGCAAATATTTGTATAACTAACCCAGTTTTCAACGGGAGCATATTAAAAATGGTGGGCAGAACAAGCATAAGCTAGCGATatcctattggcgcgttctaacatttatttgcatattttcGGTAGGGAACGCCTTCCGTCTGAAATGCTCGTTTGCCTTTGCACTCATTGTAAACGATGTAATTTTGAGAAACCTTGGCAAAGGGTCACATTTACAAAAACCTAGCGCACTCTCTTCGTAACAGATTTTTAGTTTTTGGAACAGAACTGTATTGAGATCGGGGTTTTCTTCAATTAGAATAAAAGAATGTCGGCTCAGCTCCATACTCCCACGGTCGGCTACTGGGTATACTATCCTTATCATATTTGGCGGGGAGGGGAAATTCCAACCGGATGCTTCAGATTTATCCAGCAGGTGAAAtctacagcaggtgtagactttacagtgaaatgcttaattacaagcccttaaccaacaatgcagtttaagaaaaatacctaaagaaaaataataaataaaaggaacaaataattaaagagcagcagtaaaataacaatagcgaggttatataaagggggtaccggtacagagtgaatgtgcggggcaccggttagttgaggtaatatatacatgtaggtacagTTATTAAATtgacttatgcatagataataacagagagtagcagcagtgtaaaagaggggggggtagaagctgtggtcttatggcttgggggtagaagctgtttagaagcctcttgaacctagacttggcactccggtaccgtttgctgtgcggtagcagagagaaaagtctatgaTGAGGTTGACtgtagtctttgaccatttttagggccttcctctgacaccgtcaggtatagaggtccttgatggcaagaagcttggccccagtgatgtactgggccgtacgcactaccctctgtagtgtcttgtggtaggaggccaagcagttgtcataaaggcagtgatgcaaccagtgatgctctcgatggtgcagctgtagagcctTATGCGGATCTGAGGCCCCATGCCAAATctgttcagtctcctgagagggaataggttttgtcgtgccctcttcacgactgtcttcgtgtgtttggaccatgttagtttgttggtgatgtggacaccaaggaacttgaagctctcaacctgctccactacagccctgtcgatgagaatgggggcgtgctcggtcctccttttcctatagtcacaatcatctccttagtcttgatcacgttgagagagaggttgttgtcctggcaccacacgaccaggtctctgacctccctatatgctgtctcgttgttgttggtgatcaggccta
The Oncorhynchus nerka isolate Pitt River linkage group LG28, Oner_Uvic_2.0, whole genome shotgun sequence genome window above contains:
- the sfxn2 gene encoding sideroflexin-2 yields the protein MAVSGFDIDVPRWDQSTFMGRLKHFANITDWRTALLPDSRLDEAKALVESCRAGSVPPGTTEEQLHYAKKLYDSAFHPDTGDRMNLIGRMSFQVPGGMAITGGMLQFYRTVPAVVFWQWVNQSFNALVNYTNRNAASPITPNQIGVAYLTATSTALATAVGLNFYTKRAPPLVARWVPFAAVASANCVNIPMMRQQELLNGIAVTDENGNKLGHSKKAAVKGITQVVISRITMAAPGMIILPVIMQRLEKFKFMQRITFFHGPLQVIMVGAFLVFMVPAACSLFPQQCSMAVSKLEPELRESILCHYGDSVQYVYFNKGL